From the genome of Ralstonia insidiosa:
TAGAATTCGTTTCTTCGCTGTTGCAGCGATTCCTCGATAGCTCAGTCGGTAGAGCGCCGGACTGTTAATCCGTAGGTCCCTGGTTCGAGCCCAGGTCGAGGAGCCAAGTACTTAAGCCCTTGCGAGAAATCGCAAGGGCTTTTTACTTTGGTGAATGGACGTCGACGTCACGATTGGACAGCCGTCCAATTTCATTTGTGGCATCGGTGTCGTCGCCGGTATCGTGTACCGTCTTGCACCGATCGTCGTGCCCGAGTGGTGAAATTGGTAGACACCGCGGACTTAAAATCCGCTGCGCCCTAATCGGCGCGTGCCGGTTCGATCCCGGCCTCGGGCACCAATCCCCTTGTCTTCTTTTTCTTGCTCCTGCTGCCTCACGAAGCGTGACATGCGTGCGCCTTCGGCGCATCGTCGTATTCATCGTGACGGCGTACCCATGACATGGGGCCGGTTTCGTTGCGGCCCAGCGGTGCGCGATCGAGCAGTAGCAATGTGCCAACCATGTCTTCCAATCCGCGCGCGTAAGTCGAATACGTGTGGAACACGTTACCGGCATCATCCTTGTAGAACGCGCTCATGCCGGGCAACTCGTCGTGGGCCTCGGCGCTTGGGGTAGCGGTGTAGTTGTAGTCGACTGCCCCGCTCTCCAACGCTTCGGGCGAGAAGCTCACGCGGTAGTCGTGATTGAACGTAGTGCCGAACGACGACACCCACGGAAAGTGCCAGCCCATGCGTTTCTTGTAGGCCGCGATCTCCGCCATCGATGCGCGCGACACGGCGACCAGCGTCACGTCGTGATGATTCAGATGCGGCAGCATGCCGCCCAGATGATCCGAGAGAAACGAGCATCCGGGGCACCCCGCTTCCCAGCCTGGCCCGAGCATGAAGTGATAGACCATCAACTGGCTGCGTCCATCGAACAGCTCAGCCAGCGTCTTCTTGCCATCAGGTGTATCGAACACGTACTGCGCGTCGACCTTCACCCACGGCAACGCCTGGCGCTCGGCGTTGACGGCATCGCGCAGGTGGATCGCCTCTTTCTCACGCGCCAGCAATTCGCGCCGCTTGATGAGCCATTCGTCTCTCGAAACCACGGGATGCGATTGCATGATGAGTCCCCTTCTCTACGACAGTCAGACAGGACTTCATACTAGGCCGCCTCTCGCGAATGAAAAGGCGCGGCGCGCAAGTCGCGATTCGGATGCGACCTGTGCGCCATGGAAGCGAATCCGCCGTCTCTACATACCCGACGCTGGGTGTCGAGATCAGCCCATCAGCCAGCGCACAGCGACGTTGATCAGCGCACCACCCACCACCAACCCGACCCACAGCACGGCCGCACACAACAGCGAACGCACACCCGACTTCAGCAGCATCGGCACATGCGTCTGCGTGCCGATGGCGAACATCGCGCAGGCCAGCATTGCCGTGTCGATCGCGTCGATCGGGGCGTGCCATGCGGCCGGAATCGCACCCGCCGAGTTCAGCAGCGTCACGCCGAGCAGGCCGACTGCAAACCACGGCATCGCCTTCCATGCGTGACCGGATGCCTTGCGCAGCGCACCCTCACGGGATTGCGTGGAGGCGGCACCGTCATCAGCAGCGGGCGTCGTGCAAGCCAGCACCACCAGCAGCGGCGCCAGGGCCAGCACACGCACCATCTTGCTGACGACAGCGGCATTGGTAGCGTCATCGCCCAGCGGCTTCGCGGTGGCAATCACCTGCGCAACCTCGTGCATCGTCGAGCCGATATAGACACCGAAATGCTCCGGCGCGACTGCCATGCCAGCATGCGCCAGCAGCGTGTAAAGCCATGGATACAGGAAGATGCCGACGGTGCCGAACAGCACCACACTCGCAATCGCCACGGCCGTCTCACGCGGCTGCGCCTTGACTGCCGGTGCCACAGCCAGCACCGCCGCCGCACCACACACCGCGCTGCCCGCTGCCACCAGCACGGCCTGCGTGCGGGCAAGACCAAACCAGCGCGTGCCGATCCAGGTGCCGGCCACCATGGTCAGCGCCAGCACCAGCAGCGGAATCGCCACGCCAGATGCGCCCAGGTCATGAATCTGCGCCAGCGTCAGCCGGGCACCATAGAGAATCACTCCAGCACGCAGCAGCGTGTGGCGTGCAAACTGAATCGCGCCGGGCGTCAGCCACCGCTGGTGCCCCGGCACATGCCCCACCACCATGCCGAGCAGGATGGCCAGCGTCAGCGCACTCAAACCCAGGTGGCTCGCCCAGCCCATTCCGCCAAGCACCACCGCCACCCCGGCGCACCCAAACAACACGCCCACGCTCAACAGCGTCCGGCCATCAAACCCGGGCACCACACCCTGGGGGGCCAATTGTTTCTGTGCAATTGTCATCACATCCGCCTTGCTTATTCGTTATACGCATAACGATATGCGGCATGTGATAACATGTAAAACGGGTAATTTTTCTAAGAATGACCAGTTTTATGGATAACAAAGCCCCTCGTGTCACGTTGCGCCAATGGGCTGTGTTTGCCGCCATCGCGCAGTGCGAAACCACCACCGCCGCCGGCGAGCAACTCGGCCTGTCGCAGTCGGCGGTGAGCGCGGCGCTGGCGGAGCTGGAATCGACGCTCGGGCACCCGTTGTTCGACCGGCATGCACGGCGCCTCCACCTGAATGCGCTCGGTCGCCAGTTGCTACCGCAGGCGCAAGCCCTGCTCGACCATGCTGACGCGCTGGAGCGCGCCACCGTGCAGCCCAACGTGCGCCTGAAGCTCGCCGCCAGCAGCACGATCGGCAACTACGTGCTGCCCGCCCTGCTCGCGAGCTTCCGGCAGCAGATCGCCCCCGACAGCCAGCTCGACGTGCTGATCGGCAATACACAGGATGTGGTCGACGCGGTGCAGCGCTTCGAGGTGGACATCGGCCTGATCGAAGGCACGTGCCGCGGAGAAGCCCTGGAAATTGAAACGTGGATCGACGACGAGATGGTGATCGTTGCAGCGCCAGGGCATCCGCTCGCGCAAGGACCGGCCTCACATGCCGCGCTGCGCGAAGCCGGCTGGCTGATGCGCGAACCGGGTTCGGGCACACGGGAGTTGGTCGACAGCCGCATTGCCTCGGTCGTTGGGCCCCTGCATGTGGCACTCGAACTCGGGCACTCGGAGGCGATTCAGCGCACCGTGGCTGCAGGCTATGGCATCAGTTGCCTGTCGCGCCACGTGGTAGCCGATGCGCTGCGCGACGGCCGGCTGGTCGAGGTGCAAAGCGGCCTACCTCGCATCGCTCGTCCACTGCTCATCGTGCGCCATCGCGACAAGCATCCGACGCACGGCCTGACGCAATTCATCGACGCGCTACACGGCCACGCGAGCCTGCATTCGGACGACTCGTAAAAAAAATCGCACAAAGGACTAGCGCGATCCGAGAAAGGTTGATATAGTCTCATTTCTTCGCGGGGCGTTAGCTCAGTTGGTAGAGCAGCGGACTCTTAATCCGTAGGTCGAGTGTTCGAGTCACTCACGCCCCACCAGAATATGGAAGGCCCGACAGGCAACTGTCGGGCCTTTTTCATTTCCACAATTTCCGCAAAGACATGGACCTATGCAGATCCATGTCAACGCAGCGCAGCGGCTGTCATCACACGCCGCCATCCCCCACGAACGATACGAACTGCGCAGACGACCACACCTTCTGGTCGCCCCGCTCCCGCCCGTGGAAGTACACCGGCCGGAAGCCAAACGGCCCATTCACCGGTTCGACCTCCAGCGCCCCGCTCACGTCGACTGGCAAGGCCTGTTCCGTCAACCGCTCCACCGCAATGAAAAGCTCGGTCCCGCCAAGCTCGAGCCGCAATCCATCTTTGGCAAGCAACTCGGCCCCGCTGATCTCCCAGTGAAAATCCGGCGCATGCGCAAACGGATTGCGCTGTAGCGGATCACCAACTTTGATGTAGCTGTCGATGCGCCCCTCGATCACGATCCGTGCGGCGGCGAGGTTGCTGATGTCGATCTCCACGCTATCGGCATCGCCATAGGTGTCGCTGCGAAAGCCGATGTCCGTGGTGCCTTCGCGCCAGCATGATTCCTCCAGGTGCTCGAAGCCGTGGCCGCCAAAGCGGTGGATGGTGCCGTTGAGAATGCGGATGCGCCCCTGCCAGGCGGCCCAGCGGTAGCGATCGCGGATGCGGGCACCGCCCCAGCGTATGCGAATCAGCCGATCGGAGAAGCCGGCCTCCTGATGCAGGTTGCGCTCCCAGATCAGGCCGGTGTGGTCATACGCGGCAAGGTATTCCCAGCCGACCTGGCCGAGGAACCGGTAGTCAAAGCGCGCGGGGCCTTGATGCGTGAAGGCATCGCCCTGGATATGTTTGCCGCTGCGTACCAGCAGCGCAGTGTGTTCGCCAGTGCTGGCCCAGGTGTGGCGTGCACGCAGGGCACGGCCAATCGATTGACGATCAAGCCGCTCGGCCAGCACGCCCGTCAGGCCACCGCGCACACCGAACACCTGCACACCAGGCGCGCCACCCGCAGGCCGCCCGCGATGCTCATCGCCGCTGGCGGCCACGCCGAGCTGGTAGCCACGCGCGATGACGTCGCGGTACAGCCAGTCGAAATGCCCCCAACTGGAGGCGATCTCCACCAGCCGTTCGAGCTGCGGGTGATGCCAGTCGGGGATATAACGCCGCCCGCCCACGTGCGGCATGATCAGGTGCTCTTCAGGCGCGTCGATGTACGCATCCCACAACTCCTCGATCGGCCAGCGGCCAAGTTCAACGGCGCTGCCCTTCATGTCTTCGTTCCACACCAGCGTGCGGTTGTGCTCGCCGCGCGCGTTGTAGGGGAAGCCCGGCGCCTCATCGCCGAGGAAGACGACGTTGTGGTCTCCACCAGCGGTGGAACTGCCGCACCACTCCTGCACCGGGTACGCAACAAAGCGGCCCGGCTCGTTGAACGCGTTGACGGCATCCAGCCCGAGCTTCCAGTTGGCATCGGTGATCTGGAAATCGTTGACGGTGTAGCCGAACACGTCGATGCCGCCGATATCGCGCGCGTAGGCAGCGTTGTACGCGGGGCTGTTGGTGCCGACGGTGTCGTGGGCATGTACGTGCAGGTCTGCATAGAACGCACGCGGCGCGTTGGGCGCCTCGAAGATCGACAACCAGGCCGTGGCCTTGCTCACATGTGGCGCGTCCAGCAGAACGGCCTCCAGCCGAAGCGTGCCGGCATCCGTGGGCAGGTCATCGATGCCGAGCGTGGCCCAGCCGCCACCTGGCACCGGATAGTCGCGCTGGTGCACCGGCGTATCGCCATCCCAGGCCGTCAAGCGGATCGTGCCGCCCACATCCGAACTGATGTTTCCCCACCGGTCGAGCAAGGACGTGCGCACCGACAGCGGCGTGCCCGGCCGGGCAAAACGCGGCGCCTGGAGCAACACCTGTGCGGGCTGACCTGCATGGATGTCGATCACCACGTCGCCCGGCACCGCCACGAAGCGTGAGGTGCCTAGCGGGTCGACATACAACCGGAAGCGGAAGCTGTCTTCAATGAAGGTCTGCACGCGCGTGCCGGGCCCGCCACGCCGCCGATCGCCCAGGCGGATCAGGATGTGGTCACCCGCGTTCAGGTAGCCGTCGACCACGTCAACGATGATCGCCTTCTGGAAGGGCCGCTCGTGGCCCTTCTGCTCGAAGCGCACGTTCAGCGCCTGTACGGTCGCAGGGCTCTGTCCAGGCACCAATGGGCCAGCCTGGTATTCGGCGCTGAGGTAGTTGGCGCCGGACGGGTCGGTGGTCTGAAACAGTGCCCAGTCGGAATAGAACTTGAAGGTGGTTTTCAGCCAGGCGCCGTCTGCAATGCCCGAAGCACCGACTTCATAGTCGATCAGGATCTCCGCCCACTCACCCGCCTCCAGCCGGCTCACCGAGCAGGAGGCGCGGCCGGCAAACGGCAACGCCTTGTTCTTTTCATACAGGCCTGCGGGCGCGTGATGCTCGCCCAGCCGCTCCCGCAAGGCGGCATAGCCTAACGCCGGGGATGCTCGGTCGTTCATGGAGTGACTCCGATCAATGGAAAGGCCACGGCGCACCCGCGTCCCAGACGGGGATGCCGAGATGCGCGTACCACGGCGCCATCACGAACACGCCATAGACGATGCCGATCAGCACAGACACCACGCCCACCTTTGCGTAATCCGCGGTGGTGAAGGTGCCGCTGCTGTAGGCCACCACGGCGGCGGTGATCTGCGTGGGGAGGATGTAGGCGAAGCTGTCGCTGTCGCATACCAGCAGCGTGAAAGCCACCGGATGCAGGCCCAGCTTGGGTGCGAGCGCCAGCATGATGGGCGCAATCATGGTGACGGCAGCCACGTTGGAGAGCATGGCGAGCCGCGCCACATGCGTGCCGATCATCACAATGAACAACGCCAGCCACCACGGGTGGCCTTGGGCGAAGCGATACAACCAGTCAGCCACCCACGGCGCGAGGCCTGTTTCGCTGATGGCGGCAGACAGGCTGAGCGCACCCGCCAGCAGGAAGAGCGTGCCCCAGATCGTACGGTTCTGGATGTCCTTCCAGCCCAGCCCCGTCAGCCCCGGCACGAACAAGGCGGCCAGACCAAGCAACGCCACGATCTCGGAAGGCAAGCCATGCCACGACTCGGTCGCCCAGAGCACAGCCACCGCTGCGAACACCAACAGGATGGCCTTGGCATGCCCACCCGCCGGCGGCAGCGCGGCACGTTCAGCCGCGATGGCGGCCGCGCCGCCGGGCAGTCTCACAGCGCGCGACTTGAAGTAGAACTGCACCCACAGTTGCGTCAGCACGAACATGCCCAGGTAGGGCCACTGCAGCTTGAACCAGTCGAGATAGGACAGATGCAACCCGAGCTGTTTCTGCAGCAAGCCTACGATCACCAGGTTGGGCAAATGCGCGGTCAAGATGCACATGCCGCTGATCATCGAGCCATAGACCAGCGACTGGATGACGATGGCCTTCTTGGCACTACGCTCACGCGGCGTGTCGCCAAACAGATCGGCGATGCCGTTGACCACCGGCAATAGTGCCGCCGCTCGTGCATTGGCCGCCGGCACCAGAAAGCTCAGCACGAAGTTGATGGCAAACATCGACCAGATCACGCCATTGGCGGTGCTGGTCTTGAGCTTGTCGAGCAGCCACAACGCAATGCGGCGGTCCAGTCCCGCCCCCTGCATGATCGACGAGAACAGGAACGCGGTCAGGCACAGGAACACCACCGGTGTGGCGAAGCCGCTGGCGGCCTTGGAGAAGGGTGTAACAGCATGCGCGAGTACCAGCAGCGCCGGAATGAGGATGCCGCTTACCCCCACCGGCACCGCTTCGCTCATCCAGATCACGGCAGCCCAGGCCACCACCGCCAGGGTGGCACGCCCCGCAGGCGACAGCCCCTCTGGCTGCGGCAACACAAACAAGACAAGCAAGAACGCCGCCCACGCCGCAAAAAAACCGAGGCGCGCCTTGAGCAACGGGCTGAGCCGCGAACGAACACCGGCGATCACCTGGCCAGATTGCCAGCCGGACTGCGAAGACAGCGATGACGGATCGACTGGACTGCTCACGATGACCCCATGACGGTTTGCTGGATGCACAAAGACGCCATGCTGGTCAATCTGCTCCCTTCTGGAGCCATGCTACGGGCTAATCCCGGGCCGCCAACGAATCCGTTTGCATATCGTCATGACCCCGCTGTACAAGCGCCCTTTGGGAGATCAGCTGACGGCGGGTTCGATACGCAGTTGCATGCGCAAACGCATCGTCTCGCCCGGCGCGAGAACACGCAGCCCCGTTCCTTCCCAACCCTGCGCGGCCAGATTGACCGCGTCGGCCACATGCGAGACGGGCTCTAGGCAGAAGTAAGGCTGCCCTTTCGGCGCATGGAGGATGAAATGATCGAGGGGATCGGCAGCGCGTATCGTGAGCGTTGCACTGTCGACGCGGGATATGGCGGCCTGCTGCCGCCAATTGCTGTAGTAGACGCTGAGGGCGTCGTCCGGCAACGCACGTGCGTTGCTGAAGTCTTCGCGCGCCGTGATCGGCTCGCTGCGGATGGCCACCTCGCCGGCATCGGTCGGCCACATCGTCGCCGCATCAAACTGGATGTGCATGCCGGCAGCGCGCACGAAGTACGGATGAAAGCCGCCGCCTGCAGGCATATCACTGTCACCGTCATTGCGCAGCGTCATGACGGCGTCCAGCCCTTCCGCGGTCAACACCAGCGTTTGCGTGGCGGTAAATGCCCAGGGCCAGCTGTCGACGTCGGGCACGTGGCGCAGGCCGAGCACGATCGACGATGCGGTCAGTTGCTCGACCGCCCATGCACGTGCGTGCGCCAGACCGTGCATGGCATGCGGCTGGCCCGGATGCGGCGCGAGACGAATCTCGCGGCCACCCCATTGGAGGCGTCCTTCGCGGATGCGGTTGGAGAACGGCAACAACGGGTAGCAGCCCGCCTTGGGCCATGCCAACCCATTGAAGCCGTCACGCAGGCAAACCTCGGACATCGGCGCCAGCCAATCAATGCGCTGGCTGCCCTCGCCGGCCGAAGCCAGCGAGGCAATGCGGCCACCCGCCGCCGGCGCGACGACCATTGTCAATGCGCCGGCCCGCAGCGTATGCACCGGGCCAGGTGCCAGCCACGTCGTCAACGTCATCAGAAGAAATGACGAATGCCAACCATGCCGACGAACTGGCTCGGGCCGCTGGACGGCGTGCCGTTCTGCGAGTCACCCACCGATGCCACAGCGTTGACGATGCTGCCCGTCGAGCTCAGCGTCTGGCCGCTCGCTTTCTGATAGGCCTCAACCATGTAGAACGCCGTGCGCTTGGAGAACGAATACAGCTGCTCCATCGAGATCTGGTGATAGCGCGCCGCCTTGTCCACGCCGTTGCGCTTGTTCTCGGCGGTGTAGCTGTAGCCGGCGGCCAAAGTCAGAGCAGGCGTGAGCGCGTACGTGGCAATCGCACCAAACGTGTTGAACGACGCCGTCTGTGCAAACCCTGCCGGCGAGGTGGCACCCGGCTTGTACTGCACGTTGGAGTAGTTCAACCCCATCATCAGCTTGCCCACGGTGTAACGTGCAGCGGTACCGATGATCTGTGCGGTATCGGCTGTTGCATAGCCCTTGTTGATGGGCGCGTTGTTGGCGAAGTCACCAGTGTTGTTCTGGAAGGTCGGGACGTTCTTCAAGCGAATGTAGCCAGCCGACCAGGCGAACGCCTGGTAGTCGTAACGCATTGCCGCACTGAAGGCACTGCCGTTGGACATGCTGCCCGCCTGCTCGCCCATGCCGTACTGCAAACCCGCCTGGAAACCGCCGAACGTGGGCGACGTATAGGTGATCGAATTCGGCACACGCAGCGTGGTGTCCATCGCGTCGACGTCGCCCGGGTGCGCACCGACAGCGCCGGTCAACACATTGGTCGGGCCCAGCGCGGCAACGTACTGGAAGTACGGCGTGTACTGACGACCCATCGTGACCTGGCCGTAGTCTTTGTTAGCGAGGCCGACATAGGCCTGGCGATTAAAAATGGTGTTCGCCTTGCTTAGCGCGCCCGTATCGGCTGCAAAACCGTTCTCCAGGCGGAACACTGCCGTGTTGCCGCCGCCCAGGTCTTCCGAGCCCATCAGGCCGAACTTGCTGGCGGCCAGGGCGCCAGAGTTCATGTACGTGTTGGAATGCCCGCCCTGATTGCTCGAATAGGCAATGGCGTTATCGACCACGCCGTACAGCGTGACCGACGATTGCGCCGATGCGTGCATCGACAGCCCCGCGCATAGCAGTGCGGCGCATGCATAGACAGGTTTGACAGAAAATTTGGCTCGTGTGGTTTTCATCGTTGTTGTCTCGGTTTTGGTTATCTCCAGCACCTTGGGGAAACCGTGCATCTCCGGGCTCTCCGCGCCCGGTTGCGATGCACGGGGGATGCGGCACTAGGCCAGCAACTGCAGCGTCAGACGGCGCCAGCCGCCTGCAACGTTGTCGTCAACAATACGGGCCTTTGAGGCCTGCACCTGCCGCTGCTCGGCGGCGGGCAACTGGATCTCGATGGTGTCTGTCTGCACAGACATGCGGCCTTCGCGTGAGACATGCAGCGTGAGGGTGTGCGCGTCCGACACCGCGCGCACGTTCCAGCGACCCTGCTCGCCGTGGCGCCAGGCTTCGGTCTCGCCGTCGTCCTCAATGCAGCCACCAACCGCCTCGCCGGCGCCGCTCGTCGGCACCACAAGGAAGGCACGCTGATCGGCGCGCTGGTCGAAATGCTGCTCAGCCACGTTCAGCGCAATCACACCACCTTCGCGGATCAACATGACCGGCTGGTCCCACGGTGCAGGCAGCGTGACGGTTTGACCACCCTCGAATGCCTCACCGCTCCAGTACGACACCCAGCGCGCACCGGCGGGCAGATAGACCGAGCGCTCGCGCTGCCCTTGCTCCACCACCGGCGCCACCAGCAGCGACGCGCCGATCAGCATGTCGTCGTTCTCTTCGTAGCAGCGGCGGTCCGATGGGAACTCGGCAAACGTCGGCTTGAGCACCGGCTCGTAGGCCTGCGTGGATTGCCACAGCAGCTCGTACAGATACGGAATCAGGCGATAGCGCAGCTTGATGAGCGAGGCGATCTGCGAGGTCACCTCTGGGTACATCCACGGCTCGTTGACGGTCTTGTCGTCGTTCCACGAGTGAATGGAGAAGCGCGGCAGGAAGGCGCCGAACGCCACCCAGCGCACCAGCAGTTCCGGCGACGGCGCCGGACCCGCGAAACCGCCAATGTCATGGCCGATGTTCGACACCCCCGACAGCGCCAGACCCAGGCCCATCTTGTTGTTGAAGCGCAGCGTCTCCCACGAGGTGTAGTTGTCGCCCGACCAGGTCTGCACGTAGCGCTGCATGCCGACGACGCCCGAGCGCGACACCAGGAACGGCCGGCGCTGCGGCGCGTACTCAAGCTGCGCCTCGCGCGAGGCGCGCATCATCAGCATGGTGTGCAGTACCTTGGCTTCGCGAATCGGGTGCTTCTTGCCAAACCCCTGCGCGAAGGCATCGGGGGACCACACTTCAAACTCGTTGTTGTCGTTCCAGGTGGACGCCATGCCGTAGTCGAGCAACGCGCTCTTGACGTTGGCTTTCCACCAATCCAGTGTCTTCGGGTTGGTGAAGTCGAGATACGCGCCCACCTCATCCCAGAACTGCACCCAGGCGGGCTCACCATTGGCGTCGCACACCAGCAGGCCGGCTTCCTTAGCCTCTGCAAACTTGGGGTGATCCTGCAGCAGGCAGGGCTTGATGTTGGGGCACAGGCGAATGCCGGCATCCAGGTAGCCCTGTACGAAGCCGCGCGCATCCGGGAACTTGTCGGTGTTCCAGTTGAAGACGTAGCGCTTCGGGCCGATCGATGTGTAACCCGACGACAGGTGGAACGAATCGCACAGGATGTCGTGCTCGCGGCATCCCTTGATGAACTCGCCCATCTGCTCCTGCGCGTTGGGCGCGTCGGTATACGTCATGGTCGAGCCGGAATAGCCCAGGCCCCATTTCGGCATCCACGCCGGGCGGCCGGTCATCCACGTGAAGCGGCGCGTGGCGTCGAGCGGCGTATCGGGCGAAGCGATGAAGTAGTAGTCCAGATCGCCAAACGGCGCTGCAAAGTACCGGTAGTGGCCGTGGTAGTTGTCCAGCTCGCGGCCCATGTCGAAGCTGCAGTCGGACAACGTATCGTAGAACAGGCCGAAACCGGTGCCGTTCTCCGGGTGCCACGTCACATAGAACGGAATGTGCTTGTACAGCGGATCGGTCGTACGTGCGCTATAGCCCATCGCGTCGATGTTGCGCATCTCGTAGCGCTGATGCGCGCGGTTGAGCTCACCAGCGCGTTCACCCAGACCGAAGTACATCTCACCCGGTTCGCGGCGCACGTAGTGATAGACCTGTTCATCCCAGTAGCCGAAGTTGTAGGCCTGGGTGGCGCGATCGTGCAGCACCGCCTGCCATTGGCCGGCTCGGCTGATCTCCCACGTGCAGAAGCCGCCCGCGAGTGCAACGCTCAGGCGGATCTTGCTGGTCTGCAAGCGCAGCGTGTCGGCATCAGCATGCAGCTCGAACGTCGGCAGCGAGAACCCGCTGAGATCACGTCGGTCACGCCCTTCGAGCGGCGTATCGTCGGCGCCCGGCGCAATCGACCACGTGGCCGGGCCGCGCAAGTCACCGTGCGGCAGCACCAGCACACGGATGATGTCTTCTTCGAGCACGAAGACTTCAATCGCAGCGCCAGTGCTGCTGGCCAGGCGAAGTCGGTTGCCGTCTTGCGCCTGGAGTTCGAATCGGGGGGGATGCAGCATGGACATCGGTTTCAGCTCAATTTGAAGCGGAGAGTTTCATCTGGCGTGCAGCACGCTCTTCCTGAGATTGACCGCGGATCAGGATGATCAACAGCACGGCGGCAATCACGTCAAACGCGCCCAGCAGGCTGAACAGCGGGCCATAGCCAACCGTATCGGCCAAAGCGCCCACCACAGCAGTGAATGCCAGACCGCCGATCCAGCCGGACATACCGGCAAAACCGCTGGCCGTACCCACTTCTTGCGGATCGAACACGTCTGCGCTGAGCGTATTGACGGACACGGAAATCATCTGGTGCGCGAAGCCACCCACGCAGAACAGCGCGATGGCTACATACGGCGATGCCACCAGGCCGACGCACGCCGGGCCGATCATCATCAGTGCACCCAGTACCACGCCGCCTACACGCGACCACACCAGCGGCAGGCGACCATACTTCATCAGCAGCGGTGACAGATAACCGCCGGCCATGCCACCCAAGTCCGCCGCGAGGAACGGCAACCACGCAAACATGGCGATCTGCTTCAGATCCATGCCGCGCTCCTTGAAGAAGTACAGCGGGATCCAGAAGCTGAGCGTCTGCCAGGCCGGCTCGGTAAAGAAGCGCGCCAGTGCAATCGCCCAGAAACGGCGCGACAACACGATCTCGGAGATCGGACGCTTTTCGCGCTTCCCGCCCGCCGAACGCAGTTGCCCGTCGGTGATGGTTTGCAGCTCTTGCTTGGACAACCGCGGATGCTCGTTTGG
Proteins encoded in this window:
- a CDS encoding TIM-barrel domain-containing protein, which encodes MSMLHPPRFELQAQDGNRLRLASSTGAAIEVFVLEEDIIRVLVLPHGDLRGPATWSIAPGADDTPLEGRDRRDLSGFSLPTFELHADADTLRLQTSKIRLSVALAGGFCTWEISRAGQWQAVLHDRATQAYNFGYWDEQVYHYVRREPGEMYFGLGERAGELNRAHQRYEMRNIDAMGYSARTTDPLYKHIPFYVTWHPENGTGFGLFYDTLSDCSFDMGRELDNYHGHYRYFAAPFGDLDYYFIASPDTPLDATRRFTWMTGRPAWMPKWGLGYSGSTMTYTDAPNAQEQMGEFIKGCREHDILCDSFHLSSGYTSIGPKRYVFNWNTDKFPDARGFVQGYLDAGIRLCPNIKPCLLQDHPKFAEAKEAGLLVCDANGEPAWVQFWDEVGAYLDFTNPKTLDWWKANVKSALLDYGMASTWNDNNEFEVWSPDAFAQGFGKKHPIREAKVLHTMLMMRASREAQLEYAPQRRPFLVSRSGVVGMQRYVQTWSGDNYTSWETLRFNNKMGLGLALSGVSNIGHDIGGFAGPAPSPELLVRWVAFGAFLPRFSIHSWNDDKTVNEPWMYPEVTSQIASLIKLRYRLIPYLYELLWQSTQAYEPVLKPTFAEFPSDRRCYEENDDMLIGASLLVAPVVEQGQRERSVYLPAGARWVSYWSGEAFEGGQTVTLPAPWDQPVMLIREGGVIALNVAEQHFDQRADQRAFLVVPTSGAGEAVGGCIEDDGETEAWRHGEQGRWNVRAVSDAHTLTLHVSREGRMSVQTDTIEIQLPAAEQRQVQASKARIVDDNVAGGWRRLTLQLLA
- a CDS encoding MFS transporter, which codes for MKTIKGLRWWIIVLVCLGTIMNYLARNSLGVLAPTLKEDLSMTTQQYGYVVMAFQFGYTLMQPVCGFIVDLIGLRIGFALFAVLWSFSGVLHAGATGWLSLAGFRAFMGLTEAAAIPSGMKAVAEWFPDKEKSVATGWFNVGTSFGAMLAPPLVLFLSMRHGWQAAFVVTGALGFFWAALWYAFYRSPNEHPRLSKQELQTITDGQLRSAGGKREKRPISEIVLSRRFWAIALARFFTEPAWQTLSFWIPLYFFKERGMDLKQIAMFAWLPFLAADLGGMAGGYLSPLLMKYGRLPLVWSRVGGVVLGALMMIGPACVGLVASPYVAIALFCVGGFAHQMISVSVNTLSADVFDPQEVGTASGFAGMSGWIGGLAFTAVVGALADTVGYGPLFSLLGAFDVIAAVLLIILIRGQSQEERAARQMKLSASN